One genomic segment of [Phormidium] sp. ETS-05 includes these proteins:
- a CDS encoding NB-ARC domain-containing protein, translated as MSIQIPQEFLYTIAKELGVSDAELETAIMALEGNSTAAIAARMEISNIAVRKRLGEVYRKFNISGRGPGKLAELRHQLFYIYEARPVEGYILKTTTTHKSSPISRWHQQDWGEAPEVSVFYGRSEELATLSQWVLKDNCRLLAILGMCGNGKTSLAVQLAKNLLPEFECVVWRSLRQAPPLEEILASLLQVFSPHKKGDLPSDPHAIRTKFLEYLRKHRCLIVFDDFQAVLQKKELAGHYRPGYEGYRELLRLVGVTTHQSCLVFTSSEAPTELSLLDGEKVRFWQPQGSAEIVAALLQEKGLSASPEEVNILLQRYGDNLLAFKIVATKMQEFFAGEVGEFIQATGLFLDDTISEVISHQFERLSSSEEEIMYWLALEGVPVSLSRWRDLMLVPPPISELLKNLDSLGRRSLVEKYPVAGEISFTLQPTILKYVADRLIFQACQEIVNLIKMRKIECLMVLKTYIIKPLKPIKSGDKNAGFEGVIFQDFKHQLQNIVVKKYGYEEPLNILSKIVEIMAGKSFMEVGYSLKNLQMILTELGEANLP; from the coding sequence GTGAGTATCCAGATTCCCCAAGAGTTTCTATACACGATCGCCAAAGAGCTAGGAGTCTCCGATGCGGAGTTAGAGACGGCGATCATGGCACTAGAGGGCAACTCCACCGCCGCGATCGCGGCGCGGATGGAAATCAGCAACATCGCCGTGCGCAAGCGTTTGGGAGAAGTTTACCGGAAATTCAACATTTCTGGGCGCGGACCGGGCAAGCTGGCGGAATTGCGGCATCAGCTTTTTTATATATACGAAGCGAGACCAGTAGAAGGGTATATCCTCAAAACTACCACCACCCACAAATCCTCCCCGATCTCCCGATGGCACCAACAAGATTGGGGCGAAGCACCGGAGGTATCGGTATTTTACGGTCGGAGCGAAGAACTGGCAACCCTTAGCCAGTGGGTTCTCAAAGATAATTGCCGCTTGCTGGCAATATTGGGGATGTGCGGTAATGGCAAAACCTCCCTCGCCGTGCAGTTAGCCAAAAATCTACTCCCGGAGTTTGAATGCGTCGTGTGGCGGAGCCTGCGCCAAGCTCCCCCCCTAGAAGAAATCCTCGCCAGTTTACTGCAAGTTTTCTCCCCCCACAAGAAAGGGGATTTGCCCTCGGACCCTCATGCCATCAGGACCAAGTTTTTAGAATATTTGCGCAAGCATCGGTGTTTGATAGTTTTCGATGACTTCCAAGCCGTCCTGCAAAAAAAAGAACTCGCCGGTCACTACCGCCCCGGTTATGAAGGATATCGGGAGCTGCTGCGCCTGGTGGGAGTGACTACCCATCAAAGCTGTCTCGTCTTTACCAGTTCTGAAGCCCCCACCGAGCTATCCCTCCTGGATGGAGAAAAAGTTCGCTTTTGGCAACCCCAGGGCTCGGCGGAAATCGTGGCGGCGTTGCTCCAAGAAAAGGGGTTATCTGCCAGCCCCGAAGAAGTGAATATTTTACTGCAGAGGTATGGGGATAATCTGCTGGCTTTTAAAATCGTGGCCACCAAGATGCAAGAGTTTTTTGCTGGTGAGGTAGGGGAGTTTATTCAAGCCACAGGATTATTTTTAGATGATACGATTAGTGAGGTAATTTCTCACCAGTTCGAGCGACTTTCTAGCTCGGAAGAGGAAATAATGTACTGGCTGGCTCTTGAAGGAGTCCCCGTTTCCTTATCCCGGTGGCGGGACCTGATGTTAGTGCCCCCACCCATATCAGAGCTGCTGAAAAATCTGGATTCTTTGGGGCGTCGCTCTTTGGTGGAAAAATATCCGGTGGCGGGAGAAATCAGTTTCACTCTGCAACCAACGATTCTGAAATATGTGGCTGATCGGCTGATATTCCAAGCCTGCCAAGAAATTGTCAACTTGATTAAAATGAGAAAAATTGAATGTTTAATGGTTTTAAAAACTTACATTATCAAACCATTAAAACCCATTAAATCTGGGGATAAAAATGCTGGTTTTGAAGGAGTAATTTTTCAAGACTTTAAACACCAGTTACAAAATATCGTGGTGAAAAAATATGGCTATGAAGAACCTCTAAATATTTTGAGTAAAATTGTAGAAATTATGGCTGGTAAATCATTTATGGAGGTGGGATACAGTTTGAAAAACCTGCAAATGATTTTGACAGAGTTAGGAGAGGCAAATCTGCCTTGA
- a CDS encoding Crp/Fnr family transcriptional regulator, translating to MPHLPEDLKDFLGQTLLFRGLSAQTLEALGSIALRRTYYKNETIFWEGDEGSGFFIVISGRVKVFKATPAGKEQILQLFSTAEHFAEVAAFDGEPFPASAAAVENSEVLFFPRSAFLSLLQQHPSLAVNMLAIFARHLRRLARVIEDLALRDVPQRLAVYLLYLQERQGGAIEVELDITKGQLAALLGTIPETLSRGFAKLSQTGAIAVDGSKIRVLESDRLRDLAEGT from the coding sequence GTGCCGCATTTGCCGGAAGACTTGAAGGATTTTTTGGGGCAAACCCTATTGTTTCGGGGTTTGTCAGCCCAGACCCTGGAGGCTCTAGGGTCGATCGCCTTGCGGCGAACCTATTACAAAAATGAAACTATATTTTGGGAAGGGGACGAAGGGAGCGGTTTTTTCATCGTCATCTCGGGACGGGTGAAAGTGTTTAAAGCAACCCCAGCGGGGAAAGAGCAGATTTTGCAGCTATTTAGTACCGCCGAGCATTTTGCCGAGGTGGCGGCTTTTGACGGGGAACCGTTCCCAGCTTCCGCTGCAGCGGTGGAAAATAGCGAGGTGCTGTTTTTCCCTCGGAGTGCTTTTTTAAGCCTGTTGCAACAGCATCCCAGTTTGGCAGTGAATATGCTGGCGATTTTCGCCCGTCACTTGCGGCGGTTAGCGAGGGTAATTGAGGATTTGGCTTTGCGGGATGTGCCGCAGCGGTTGGCGGTATATTTGCTTTACTTGCAAGAGCGCCAAGGTGGGGCGATTGAGGTGGAGCTGGATATCACCAAGGGGCAGTTAGCGGCGTTGTTGGGGACGATTCCAGAAACTTTGTCTCGGGGTTTTGCCAAGCTGAGCCAGACGGGAGCGATCGCGGTTGATGGTTCTAAGATTCGGGTACTGGAAAGCGATCGGCTGCGCGACCTAGCCGAAGGGACCTGA
- the aspS gene encoding aspartate--tRNA ligase — protein sequence MRTHYCGHLRKEHIGATVTLCGWVDRRRDHGGVIFLDLRDRTGIVQIVSDPERTPGSHAQADSLRNEYVVKITGRVTPRPPESLNPKLPTGEVEIYADSIELLNGVYKQLPFQVSAADTETVREELRLKYRYLDLRRERMAANLQLRHQVIKTIRRFLEDEQHFMEVETPVLTRSTPEGARDYLVPSRVNPGDWFALPQSPQLFKQLLMVAGCDRYYQIARCFRDEDLRADRQPEFTQLDMEMSFMSLDEVLALNEALISHVFKTIKGIDIPLPLPRLTYAEAMDRYGTDRPDTRYGLELVDVSDLVKDSGFKVFSGAIAAGGIVKVLPIPEGNAAISNVRIKPGGDLFKEATDAGAKGLAYIRVREDGEIDTIGAIKDNLSPAQKEELLRRTGAKPGHLLLFGAGDIPTVNKTLDRLRQVVAAQLGMIDNSKINLLWVIDFPMFEWNAEEKRLEALHHPFTCPRLEDLDDINNARAQAYDMVYNGLEIGGGSLRIYQREIQEKVFTAIGLSTEEAYQKFGFLLDAFDYGTPPHGGIAYGLDRLIMLLAGEDSIRDVIAFPKTQQARCLLTGAPAGVDGKQLKELYVASTAKPKSSTKGEGS from the coding sequence ATGAGAACCCACTATTGCGGCCACCTGAGAAAAGAACATATAGGAGCAACTGTCACCCTGTGTGGATGGGTCGATCGTCGCCGCGATCATGGGGGCGTGATTTTCTTGGATCTGCGCGATCGCACCGGTATCGTCCAAATTGTCAGCGACCCAGAACGCACGCCGGGGTCCCATGCCCAAGCCGATAGCTTGCGCAATGAATATGTGGTAAAAATCACGGGACGGGTGACGCCGCGTCCGCCGGAATCTCTCAATCCCAAACTCCCCACTGGGGAAGTGGAAATTTACGCCGATAGCATTGAGCTGCTCAATGGTGTTTACAAGCAGCTACCATTTCAAGTGTCCGCCGCCGATACGGAAACCGTGCGGGAAGAGTTGCGCCTCAAGTATCGCTATCTGGACTTGCGCCGGGAGCGGATGGCAGCTAATTTGCAACTGCGCCACCAGGTAATTAAGACGATCCGCCGCTTTCTCGAAGATGAGCAGCACTTTATGGAGGTGGAAACTCCGGTTTTGACTCGCTCCACTCCCGAAGGCGCTCGGGACTATCTAGTGCCATCCCGGGTAAACCCAGGAGATTGGTTCGCTTTGCCTCAGTCGCCCCAGCTATTTAAGCAGTTGCTGATGGTGGCGGGGTGCGATCGATATTACCAAATCGCTCGCTGCTTCCGGGATGAGGACCTGCGAGCCGATCGACAGCCAGAATTCACCCAATTAGACATGGAAATGAGCTTCATGTCCTTAGATGAAGTCCTCGCTCTCAACGAAGCTCTCATCTCCCATGTGTTTAAAACCATTAAAGGCATCGATATCCCTCTCCCCTTACCCCGCCTCACCTACGCCGAGGCAATGGACCGCTATGGCACCGATCGCCCCGATACCCGCTATGGCTTGGAATTAGTCGATGTCAGCGACTTAGTAAAAGACTCCGGTTTTAAAGTCTTCTCCGGAGCCATAGCTGCTGGCGGTATCGTGAAAGTCCTCCCCATCCCCGAAGGCAACGCCGCCATCTCCAATGTGCGCATCAAACCCGGTGGGGACCTGTTCAAAGAAGCCACCGACGCAGGCGCCAAAGGCTTAGCCTATATCCGCGTCCGGGAAGATGGGGAAATTGACACGATCGGCGCCATCAAAGACAACCTCTCCCCCGCACAAAAAGAGGAATTACTCCGCCGCACTGGTGCCAAACCAGGGCATTTACTATTATTCGGTGCTGGGGACATTCCCACGGTGAATAAAACCCTCGATCGGCTCCGGCAAGTAGTAGCAGCCCAACTGGGGATGATTGACAACAGCAAAATCAATCTCCTCTGGGTCATAGACTTTCCCATGTTTGAATGGAACGCCGAAGAAAAGCGCCTAGAAGCCCTCCATCACCCCTTCACCTGTCCCCGCCTAGAAGACTTGGACGACATCAACAATGCCCGCGCCCAGGCTTATGATATGGTGTATAATGGATTAGAAATTGGCGGCGGCAGTCTGCGGATTTACCAGCGAGAAATTCAGGAAAAAGTCTTTACCGCCATTGGTTTATCCACCGAAGAAGCCTATCAAAAATTCGGCTTTCTCCTGGATGCCTTTGATTATGGCACCCCTCCCCACGGCGGTATTGCCTACGGTTTAGACCGTCTCATCATGCTCCTCGCCGGGGAAGACTCCATCCGCGATGTCATTGCTTTCCCCAAAACCCAACAAGCTCGGTGCTTGTTAACTGGCGCTCCCGCCGGTGTCGATGGCAAGCAATTAAAAGAATTGTACGTGGCATCCACCGCCAAACCCAAATCCTCAACCAAGGGAGAAGGTTCGTAG
- a CDS encoding M48 family metalloprotease — translation MNQIKTAALLSVLSALLISVSYLLIGGVGGAITGIVLAAVTNLGAWYFSDQIALASYGAGAVSYGEAPELHDMVQSLCDRAALPMPQIYIIPTDSANAFATGRDPQHAAVAVTRGIMEILTPDELEAVLAHELSHIANRDTLTQAVAATIAGAISFIAQMAFWLAPGRRDNGTNWLLVLLTYLVAPLAATVIQLGISRTREFEADAGAARLTRNPRALAKALQRLDSNAKQLPLDGNPAFAPLLIINPFRGDFLAKLFSTHPSTEDRIAHLLQLEKGELG, via the coding sequence ATGAATCAGATAAAAACAGCAGCTTTACTCAGCGTTTTGAGTGCTTTATTAATCTCTGTTAGCTATTTGTTGATTGGTGGTGTTGGTGGTGCCATCACGGGCATAGTTTTGGCGGCAGTCACTAATTTAGGCGCCTGGTATTTTTCCGACCAAATTGCTTTAGCAAGCTATGGCGCGGGGGCAGTGAGCTATGGGGAGGCGCCAGAGCTGCATGATATGGTACAAAGTTTGTGCGATCGAGCGGCCCTCCCCATGCCCCAAATCTATATTATCCCCACAGACTCGGCCAACGCCTTCGCCACGGGAAGAGACCCCCAACACGCCGCCGTTGCCGTCACTAGAGGCATTATGGAAATACTGACGCCAGACGAGCTAGAAGCAGTGCTGGCCCACGAACTCAGCCATATTGCCAACCGCGACACCCTCACCCAAGCCGTCGCCGCGACGATCGCCGGAGCCATCTCCTTCATCGCTCAAATGGCTTTTTGGCTCGCCCCCGGACGCCGGGATAATGGTACAAACTGGCTATTAGTTTTGCTGACCTATTTAGTGGCTCCCCTCGCCGCCACGGTGATTCAACTAGGCATTTCCCGCACCAGGGAGTTTGAAGCCGATGCCGGGGCCGCTCGTTTGACACGCAACCCTCGGGCACTAGCAAAAGCCCTGCAACGTCTCGACAGCAACGCCAAACAATTGCCCCTAGATGGCAACCCAGCTTTTGCGCCACTGTTGATTATCAATCCGTTTCGCGGTGATTTTCTGGCCAAATTATTTTCCACCCACCCATCCACCGAAGACCGCATCGCCCATTTACTCCAATTAGAAAAAGGGGAGTTAGGTTAG
- a CDS encoding sodium:proton antiporter has protein sequence MLTSVLWILLTGFFVGQIGRRLGAPPLIGMILVGIILGPQVGNKITPEVLQSADHLRAVAVMIILMKAGLGLDRDKLAQQGTVALRLGILPAAAEAIAIALAAMFIFHWDFPTGLLLGCIIGAESPAVIVPGMLRIKTLGWGVTKGIPDAILTGSALSDVLLLLVFSLLLNFLTNGAIDQITLPFGLAINGIFLLPLQILMQVGLGIFIGYLVAHLIVSLLERQNWIQHPVQDVLIAASISLFLVIASQKFPIYSGYLAVMSLGFFLIELDPPLARKLRAGFDGLWVVAEIVLFVLLGANIQLDVLENVWFTGILMLGFGLFCGRTIGWYLSTAGSDWNWRERLFLLPGNSAKATVQAAIGAIPLAAGIKGGDIILAIAALSILTTAPLGAWAIPTFAPKLLEKGEIDPTKVTVTNKMRFLAAVDTSPLGAKVLTKAADLARRSNGEVIVLHVMNGDEEIAPDLADLAKRLLLDIRYRLVTATGEPATEIIQMAEAHQVTDIIMGKRGDKPGEEAPLGSTSHTVLTASSFPVILVE, from the coding sequence ATGCTCACAAGTGTTTTGTGGATTCTGTTAACCGGCTTTTTTGTCGGTCAAATCGGGCGACGACTGGGAGCCCCACCATTAATCGGCATGATTTTGGTAGGAATTATCCTCGGACCGCAAGTGGGGAATAAAATTACCCCAGAAGTGCTGCAATCCGCCGATCATCTGCGTGCAGTCGCCGTGATGATTATCCTGATGAAAGCCGGGTTAGGGCTCGATCGAGACAAATTAGCCCAGCAAGGAACCGTCGCATTGCGGTTAGGAATATTACCCGCCGCCGCCGAAGCGATCGCCATAGCCCTCGCCGCCATGTTCATTTTTCATTGGGATTTTCCCACCGGGTTGCTGTTAGGCTGCATCATTGGCGCCGAATCCCCCGCCGTCATTGTCCCTGGAATGCTCCGCATCAAAACCCTCGGTTGGGGCGTCACCAAAGGCATTCCCGATGCCATTTTAACCGGTAGCGCTCTCTCAGACGTGCTGCTACTCTTAGTTTTTAGCCTTTTGCTCAACTTTTTAACTAACGGCGCCATTGACCAAATTACTCTCCCATTTGGTCTCGCCATCAACGGCATTTTTCTATTACCATTGCAAATCTTGATGCAAGTAGGTTTAGGAATTTTTATCGGCTATTTAGTCGCACACTTAATCGTCTCCCTGCTAGAACGGCAAAACTGGATTCAGCATCCCGTACAAGATGTATTGATTGCTGCCAGTATCTCATTATTTCTGGTAATTGCCTCGCAAAAATTTCCCATTTATTCCGGTTATTTAGCCGTAATGAGTTTAGGATTTTTCCTCATCGAGCTAGATCCACCTTTAGCCCGCAAACTCCGAGCCGGATTTGACGGCTTGTGGGTAGTAGCCGAAATTGTCTTATTTGTCTTACTAGGCGCCAATATCCAGCTAGACGTTTTAGAAAATGTTTGGTTCACCGGCATCTTGATGCTAGGATTCGGATTATTCTGCGGGCGCACTATTGGCTGGTATCTCTCCACCGCCGGGAGCGATTGGAATTGGCGCGAAAGGTTATTTTTGCTCCCCGGAAACTCCGCCAAAGCCACCGTACAAGCAGCTATAGGCGCCATTCCCTTGGCAGCAGGAATCAAAGGCGGTGACATTATTTTAGCCATAGCTGCTCTATCAATTTTAACCACTGCGCCATTAGGAGCTTGGGCAATTCCCACCTTTGCCCCCAAACTCCTAGAAAAAGGCGAAATCGACCCCACCAAAGTCACCGTTACCAACAAAATGCGGTTTTTAGCCGCCGTAGATACATCCCCTTTAGGGGCAAAAGTATTAACGAAAGCGGCTGATTTAGCTCGGCGCAGCAATGGGGAGGTAATTGTTTTGCACGTGATGAATGGTGATGAGGAAATAGCGCCAGATTTGGCAGATTTAGCCAAAAGGTTACTTTTGGACATTCGCTATCGGTTGGTTACTGCTACTGGGGAGCCCGCCACGGAGATTATTCAGATGGCAGAAGCGCACCAAGTCACAGATATTATTATGGGGAAACGGGGTGATAAACCAGGGGAAGAAGCCCCCTTGGGTTCTACTTCTCACACCGTATTAACCGCCAGTTCTTTCCCAGTGATTTTGGTGGAGTAA
- a CDS encoding UPF0175 family protein — translation MSLLISDEVLQAAQISEAEMRREIAVMLFQQERFTLGQASRFAAMNQMEFQRLLCQRQIPLHYDIAELREDVTSLESNGWK, via the coding sequence ATGAGTCTTCTCATTTCCGATGAAGTCCTGCAAGCAGCCCAGATATCTGAAGCTGAAATGCGGCGAGAAATTGCGGTGATGCTATTTCAGCAAGAACGGTTTACCTTGGGGCAGGCGAGTCGTTTTGCCGCGATGAATCAGATGGAGTTTCAACGGTTGCTTTGCCAACGCCAAATCCCTCTCCACTACGATATTGCCGAACTGAGAGAGGATGTGACAAGTTTGGAATCAAATGGATGGAAATGA
- a CDS encoding SpoIIE family protein phosphatase, with amino-acid sequence MIPSHHKTKSGELFFGGYNGFNAFYPEQVKDNPHIPPVVLTGFRKFNEPVKLETAISEAKSLHLSYKDKVITFEFAALDYTNPSKNQYAYKLEGFDKDWIYNGTKRYATYTNLDGGTYTFHVKGSNNDGVWNETGTSIKITVTPPPWKTWWAYTLYALAAAAAVAAYVRWKTVTQERENAALRDNERKLNQILEAIPVGISVFDATGQPYYINHTAQEVLGRDTLASAQVEEHPEIYQCYFAGTEELYPAEQLPLARALKGEKSTVDNLELRQGDKSIPLEILGTPIFDEQGKIIYAITAFSDISQRKQAEAERMRFTQELEAKNAALEKMDRLKDEFLANTSHELRTPLNGIIGLTESLIDGIAGELSPKAITNLKTIANSGRRLSNLINDILDFSKLQHQSIQLQTKPLALRELAEVVLTLSEPLAGKKPLQLINAIPAELPLALADENRVQQILQNLIGNAIKFTESGIIEVSAVVVEDEPGFVVGLQPSGKEKETELPPSPSLPVPPLKPSPEAPKALTPVPSPKEGEGGRGGERGESLPVPPSPHLAITISDTGIGIPEDKFDRIFESFEQADGSTARIYGGTGLGLAITKQLVELHGGTIWVTSQVGVGSQFTFTLPITTAESPASTPVATLKTAAREFSEEVATLNSLPVMDSSNFKILLVDDEPINLQVLANNLVLQNYAIGQATNGIEALEMLENGFNPDLILLDVMMPRMTGYEVTRRIREKKPANELPILLLTAKNQVNDLVAGFEAGANDYLTKPIEKDELLARIKTHLNILKLRTENIRLGAEIDVTRRLQQMLLPSDRELNAISDLEIAGFMEPASEVGGDYYDVQIHGGRVKIGIGDVTGHGLYSGVLMMMVQMAVRTLLKSGVTNPVQFLSLLNLATYGNLQRINCDKNMTLLLLDYHEGTFWASGQHEEIIIVRTSGEVEIIDTIDLGFPIGLEEDIADFVAATEVHLSPGDVVVLYTDGITEAENMQKVQYGLERLVELSRQHHHLSAHEINQLIIDDLYQHIGKQTIYDDITLLVLKQR; translated from the coding sequence TTGATTCCCTCCCATCACAAAACCAAAAGTGGCGAACTATTTTTCGGCGGTTACAACGGCTTCAACGCCTTTTATCCCGAACAAGTCAAAGACAACCCCCACATCCCGCCCGTCGTACTCACCGGCTTCCGAAAATTCAACGAACCCGTCAAACTCGAAACCGCCATTTCCGAAGCCAAATCCCTCCACCTCTCCTACAAAGACAAAGTAATCACCTTTGAATTTGCTGCCCTCGACTACACCAACCCCAGCAAAAACCAGTACGCCTACAAACTCGAAGGCTTCGATAAAGACTGGATATACAACGGCACCAAACGCTACGCCACCTACACCAACCTAGACGGCGGCACCTACACCTTCCACGTCAAAGGCTCCAACAATGACGGCGTGTGGAATGAAACCGGCACCTCGATAAAAATCACCGTCACCCCGCCCCCCTGGAAAACCTGGTGGGCATATACCCTCTATGCACTCGCCGCCGCCGCCGCCGTCGCCGCCTACGTGCGCTGGAAAACCGTCACCCAAGAGCGAGAAAATGCCGCCCTGCGCGACAACGAGCGCAAACTCAACCAAATTCTCGAAGCCATCCCCGTGGGCATCTCCGTCTTCGACGCCACGGGACAACCTTACTACATCAACCACACAGCCCAGGAGGTGTTGGGGCGAGACACCCTGGCATCCGCCCAAGTGGAAGAACACCCCGAAATTTATCAATGCTATTTCGCAGGCACAGAGGAACTCTACCCCGCCGAGCAACTGCCCCTAGCCCGAGCCCTCAAAGGAGAAAAATCCACCGTTGACAATTTAGAGCTGCGCCAAGGCGACAAAAGCATCCCCTTGGAAATTTTGGGCACCCCCATCTTTGACGAGCAGGGCAAAATCATCTACGCCATCACCGCTTTCTCTGACATCAGCCAACGCAAGCAAGCGGAAGCCGAGCGGATGCGCTTCACCCAGGAGCTAGAAGCCAAAAACGCCGCCCTGGAAAAAATGGACAGGTTAAAAGACGAATTTCTCGCCAACACCTCCCACGAGCTGCGCACCCCGTTGAATGGGATTATCGGGCTCACCGAATCCCTCATCGACGGTATCGCGGGGGAATTGTCGCCCAAAGCCATTACCAACCTGAAAACCATTGCCAATTCTGGCAGGCGACTCTCGAATCTCATCAACGACATTCTCGACTTTTCCAAACTGCAGCACCAAAGTATCCAACTGCAAACCAAACCCCTTGCCCTGCGGGAGCTAGCAGAAGTAGTGCTGACTCTATCGGAACCCCTAGCGGGCAAAAAACCCCTACAGTTAATCAACGCCATCCCCGCCGAGCTGCCTCTCGCCCTCGCCGATGAAAATCGCGTGCAGCAAATCCTGCAAAACCTCATCGGTAATGCGATTAAGTTTACCGAATCCGGCATTATCGAGGTTTCTGCAGTAGTAGTGGAGGATGAGCCAGGGTTCGTAGTAGGGCTTCAGCCCTCCGGAAAGGAAAAAGAGACGGAATTACCCCCGTCCCCCAGTCTCCCAGTCCCCCCGCTAAAGCCCTCACCAGAGGCCCCTAAAGCCCTCACCCCCGTCCCCTCTCCCAAGGAGGGAGAGGGGGGGAGGGGGGGGGAGAGGGGGGAAAGTCTCCCCGTCCCCCCGTCTCCCCACCTCGCCATCACCATTTCTGACACGGGTATCGGTATTCCCGAAGATAAGTTCGATCGGATTTTTGAATCCTTCGAGCAAGCAGATGGCTCCACAGCGCGGATTTACGGCGGCACGGGGTTGGGATTGGCGATTACCAAACAACTGGTAGAATTACACGGCGGCACGATTTGGGTGACATCTCAAGTGGGCGTAGGCTCCCAGTTTACCTTTACTCTGCCCATTACCACAGCGGAAAGCCCAGCCAGCACCCCGGTTGCCACCCTGAAAACTGCTGCCAGAGAATTTAGTGAGGAAGTGGCAACCCTCAATTCATTACCAGTTATGGATAGCAGCAATTTTAAAATCCTACTGGTGGATGACGAACCGATAAACTTGCAGGTACTCGCCAACAACTTGGTGCTGCAAAATTACGCGATCGGCCAAGCCACCAACGGTATCGAAGCCTTAGAAATGCTGGAAAACGGCTTCAACCCGGATTTAATCTTACTTGACGTGATGATGCCGAGAATGACCGGATATGAAGTCACCAGGCGCATCCGGGAAAAGAAACCCGCCAACGAGCTGCCCATTTTGCTGCTCACCGCCAAAAACCAAGTCAACGATTTAGTCGCAGGTTTTGAAGCCGGAGCCAACGACTACCTCACCAAACCCATTGAAAAAGACGAACTCTTAGCCCGCATCAAAACCCACCTAAACATCCTCAAACTGAGGACAGAAAACATCCGCCTGGGAGCGGAAATCGACGTAACCCGCCGGTTGCAGCAGATGCTCCTCCCCTCGGACAGGGAACTAAATGCCATCTCCGACTTGGAAATCGCCGGATTCATGGAACCCGCCTCAGAAGTTGGCGGCGACTATTACGACGTGCAAATCCACGGGGGGCGGGTGAAAATTGGTATTGGCGATGTCACCGGTCACGGATTATACAGCGGCGTGTTGATGATGATGGTGCAGATGGCGGTGAGAACCCTGCTCAAAAGCGGCGTCACCAACCCAGTGCAATTCTTATCCTTGCTGAATCTCGCCACCTACGGCAACCTACAGCGGATTAACTGCGATAAAAACATGACATTGCTGCTGCTAGACTATCACGAAGGCACCTTCTGGGCTAGCGGCCAGCACGAAGAAATCATCATCGTGCGCACCAGCGGTGAAGTGGAGATTATCGATACCATAGATTTAGGCTTCCCCATTGGCTTAGAGGAAGATATTGCCGATTTTGTCGCCGCCACCGAGGTGCATTTATCCCCTGGGGATGTGGTAGTGTTATATACTGACGGCATCACCGAAGCGGAAAACATGCAAAAGGTGCAATATGGGTTAGAGCGGCTAGTAGAACTTTCCCGCCAGCACCATCACCTGAGCGCCCATGAAATCAACCAGTTGATTATCGATGACCTATACCAGCATATTGGCAAACAGACTATTTACGATGACATTACTTTGCTGGTGTTAAAACAGCGATAG
- a CDS encoding tRNA-dihydrouridine synthase has protein sequence MQLSYGGTHLGCPLPTLTSEQIREIVQYFADAARRVREAQLDGIEVDATTSGTGVLLYQFTEESQKQPPVNLIAQFLSPTWNQRCDEYGGSFQNRARFLLEILAAIRQQVGEDFHIQVKISALQAIAEQIQLSQWLQQAGADALHVGRKIPYSEHPSGKFPLDIEGEHLEKAQQVKQSVSIPVLCTGGFQTAPYIRQVINEGYCDAVTLARALIANSDLPNIFAQGKDEPDKPCTYCEKCRINLIENPLGCYDVSRYDGDYIKMSQEIMSVYL, from the coding sequence GTGCAACTCAGCTATGGCGGCACTCATCTGGGTTGCCCGCTCCCCACTCTCACATCCGAACAAATTCGGGAAATCGTCCAATACTTTGCCGACGCCGCCAGACGGGTGCGAGAAGCGCAACTCGACGGGATAGAAGTGGATGCCACCACCAGCGGCACCGGGGTGCTGCTGTATCAATTCACAGAAGAGAGCCAGAAACAGCCACCCGTAAATCTCATCGCCCAATTTCTCAGCCCAACGTGGAATCAGCGCTGTGATGAGTATGGAGGTTCGTTTCAGAACCGCGCCCGATTTCTGTTAGAGATTCTCGCCGCCATCCGCCAGCAAGTGGGGGAGGATTTTCACATCCAGGTGAAAATTAGTGCCTTGCAGGCGATCGCTGAGCAAATCCAACTGAGCCAGTGGCTCCAGCAAGCCGGGGCTGATGCCCTCCATGTAGGGAGAAAAATCCCCTACAGCGAGCATCCCTCGGGCAAATTTCCCTTAGATATCGAGGGAGAACATCTGGAGAAAGCGCAGCAGGTAAAACAGAGCGTCAGCATTCCCGTGCTATGTACGGGGGGATTTCAAACCGCCCCCTACATCCGCCAAGTCATCAATGAAGGCTATTGCGACGCTGTTACCCTCGCCCGCGCCTTGATTGCCAACAGCGATTTACCTAACATCTTTGCCCAGGGAAAAGATGAGCCAGATAAGCCCTGCACTTACTGCGAAAAGTGCCGCATCAATTTGATTGAAAATCCCCTGGGGTGCTACGACGTTTCCCGCTACGATGGCGACTACATCAAAATGAGTCAAGAAATTATGTCAGTGTATCTGTGA